From Onychostoma macrolepis isolate SWU-2019 chromosome 05, ASM1243209v1, whole genome shotgun sequence, one genomic window encodes:
- the LOC131540953 gene encoding lysosomal membrane ascorbate-dependent ferrireductase CYB561A3: MRGIVTFYLTYLLCLMLGITCVALVAHWNYSYRGGFAWDGSVKQFNWHPVFMVTGMVVLYGNAAVLYRIPLTWGHNKLPWKLLHAGLLLLSFVLSVIGLCAVFDYHNANHTANLYSLHSWVGICTTALFTAQWVMGFTAFLLPCTPMTARALVKPAHVWMGGIILVLGIVSCISGINEKLFFALKGNTNGTLPYSALPPEAITANALGVIIVAFGLVVLKILSNQIWQRPEPGYEEGVYQPLGYDGS; encoded by the exons ATGAGAGGAATTGTAACATTTTACCTAACCTATCTGCTGTGCCTGATGTTGGGGATCACCTGTGTGGCATTAGTAGCTCACTGGAATTACAGCTATAGAGGTGGATTTGCATGGGACGGCTCAGTCAAGCAGTTCAACTGGCACCCGGTCTTCATGGTCACTGGCATGGTGGTGCTTTATGGGAATG CGGCCGTATTGTACCGTATTCCTCTGACGTGGGGTCACAATAAGCTCCCGTGGAAGCTGTTACATGCTGGGCTTCTGCTCCTTTCTTTCGTTCTGTCCGTTATCGGGCTTTGTGCGGTGTTTGACTACCACAACGCAAACCACACAGCCAACCTCTATTCCCTCCACAGCTGGGTGGGGATTTGTACCACTGCGCTTTTTACTGCACAG TGGGTCATGGGTTTTACCGCATTTCTCTTACCCTGTACTCCAATGACGGCACGTGCTCTTGTAAAACCAGCTCATGTTTGGATGGGAGGAATCATCTTGGTACTGGGCATTGTGTCCTGCATCTCAGGGATCAACGAAAAACTCTTTTTTGCACT aaaaggAAACACCAATGGGACTCTGCCTTATTCCGCATTACCACCAGAGGCAATAACTGCAAATGCATTGGGAGTCATCATTGTAGCATTTGGATTGGTTGTTTTGAAAATCTTATCCAATCAGATATGGCAGCGTCCTGAGCCAGGCTATGAAGAGGGAGTTTACCAG CCACTGGGGTATGATGGAAGCTGA
- the LOC131540781 gene encoding histone H1, whose translation MAETAPAPAAAPAKAPKKKAAKAKKPGSSVSDLIVKAVAASNERKGVSLAALKKALAGGGYDVEKNNSRVKIALKSLVKKGALVQTKGTGASGSFKVSKKPAAKKPVKKVVAKPKKPAVKKAAAKAAKPKKAAVKKPAPKKSPKKVKKAAAPKKAAKSPKKVKKPAVKKVAKSPKKVKAVKPKAVKPKAAKPKAAKAKKTAAKKK comes from the coding sequence ATGGCAGAAACGGCTCCTGCTCCCGCGGCTGCTCCGGCTAAAGCCCCGAAGAAGAAGGCGGCAAAGGCGAAAAAGCCTGGATCCAGCGTGTCCGACCTTATCGTGAAGGCGGTCGCCGCTTCCAACGAGCGCAAAGGAGTTTCCCTGGCGGCTCTGAAGAAGGCTTTGGCAGGTGGTGGATATGACGTTGAAAAAAACAACTCTCGCGTCAAGATTGCTTTGAAATCTCTGGTGAAAAAGGGGGCGCTTGTTCAAACTAAAGGCACCGGGGCGTCCGGATCTTTCAAGGTGAGCAAGAAACCAGCCGCTAAGAAGCCCGTCAAGAAAGTTGTGGCGAAACCGAAGAAACCAGCCGTGAAGAAGGCGGCGGCCAAGGCGGCGAAGCCCAAGAAGGCAGCAGTAAAGAAACCTGCCCCGAAAAAGTCTCCCAAGAAAGTGAAGAAAGCGGCTGCGCCCAAGAAAGCCGCCAAAAGCCCGAAGAAAGTGAAGAAACCGGCTGTGAAGAAAGTTGCAAAGAGTCCTAAGAAGGTCAAAGCAGTGAAGCCTAAAGCAGTGAAGCCTAAAGCCGCAAAGCCCAAGGCTGCCAAAGCGAAGAAGACGGCCGCTAAGAAGAAGTAA
- the zgc:153409 gene encoding histone H4, with product MSGRGKGGKGLGKGGAKRHRKVLRDNIQGITKPAIRRLARRGGVKRISGLIYEETRGVLKVFLENVIRDAVTYTEHAKRKTVTAMDVVYALKRQGRTLYGFGG from the coding sequence ATGTCTGGCCGAGGAAAAGGCGGTAAGGGGCTTGGGAAAGGTGGTGCAAAACGTCACCGCAAAGTTTTGAGAGATAACATTCAAGGAATTACAAAACCAGCTATTCGCCGTTTAGCGCGTCGTGGTGGTGTGAAGCGTATTTCCGGTCTGATCTATGAAGAGACGCGAGGTGTACTAAAAGTGTTTCTTGAAAATGTTATTCGCGACGCTGTGACCTACACCGAGCACGCCAAGCGCAAGACTGTGACTGCTATGGACGTAGTGTACGCTCTGAAGCGTCAAGGCCGTACGCTGTATGGTTTTGGCGGTTAA
- the hdr gene encoding hematopoietic death receptor isoform X2: MEYEHDNICCLNCPAGTYVKKACLSPSEKGVCEPCEFDRYTEHDNGLWKCLLCTKCRIDQETTEKCTSTQDTQCKCKQGSFCLPDQACEVCKKCSRCREDEETVKSCTDISNTVCRKGSTLGSSNSVTFIVVVAFIATLAFIVGIVYWTKSKPSKKAVTSRSPREMVRICMGDREEVKEERQNAHNSKMDDSSQLQPFLEQNCVVGTNIPASAETEKDRGLGDILPNTANSLQISLAMSAVPSDLQFCHTNQPPSSATALQPHILERESIRRLVPLNGEESLKKSFDFFEEMDVHYHNRFFRFIGLSDNSIKSAESLFPEDRVYELLKIWMEKEGLKADLNSLIEALIYLDQKLSAENIIEKAIINGYFKYEDE; the protein is encoded by the exons ATGGAGTATGAACATGATAACATCTGCTGCCTGAACTGCCCTGCTG GAACATATGTGAAAAAGGCATGTCTTTCTCCTTCAGAAAAAGGAGTGTGTGAGCCGTGCGAGTTTGACAGATACACTGAGCATGACAATGGACTGTGGAAGTGTTTATTATGTACCAAGTGCCGTATAG ATCAGGAAACCACAGAGAAATGCACAAGTACCCAGGACACGCAGTGCAAGTGCAAACAGGGGTCATTTTGTTTACCAGACCAAGCATGTGAGGTGTGCAAGAAATGCAGTAG ATGCAGAGAGGATGAAGAGACCGTAAAAAGCTGTACAGACATTTCCAACACAGTTTGTAGAAAGGGAAGCACTTTGGGAAGCTCTAACTCAG TGACTTTCATTGTTGTTGTGGCATTTATTGCAACGCTTGCATTCATTGTGGGTATCGTCTACTGGACAAAGTCAAAACCAAGTAAAAAAGCAG TAACATCAAGAAGTCCAAGGGAAATGGTTAGGATCTGTATG GGTGACCGTGAGGAAGTGAAAGAGGAGAGGCAGAATGCCCACAACTCCAAGATGGATGACTCCTCTCAGCTCCAGCCGTTCCTTGAGCAAAACTGTGTGGTGGGTACCAACATTCCTGCTTCAGCGGAGACTGAGAAAGACAGGGGACTAGGGGACATCCTCCCCAACACCGCCAACTCTTTACAAATTAGCCTGGCTATGTCTGCTGTGCCTAGTGATCTCCAGTTCTGCCACACTAACCAGCCTCCAAGCTCTGCCACTGCACTGCAGCCTCACATTTTG GAAAGAGAGTCAATAAGAAGACTTGTTCCTTTAAATG GAGAAGAATCGCTGAAGAAAAGCTTTGATTTCTTTGAAGAAATGGATGTCCACTATCATAACAGATTTTTCAGGTTCATTGGACTGAGTGATAATTCAATCAAAAGTGCAGAGTCTCTTTTTCCGGAAGACAGAGTTTACGAACTGTTAAAAATCTGGATGGAAAAGGAGGGACTGAAGGCTGATTTGAATAGTCTTATTGAAGCATTAATCTATTTAGACCAAAAGCTGTCAGCAGAAAATATCATTGAAAAGGCAATTATTAATGGTTACTTTAAATATGAAGATGAGTGA
- the hdr gene encoding hematopoietic death receptor isoform X1 — protein sequence MRHIIFLILLLLNAIHAKSHLDLALAQGCIKNRSSRDVSCREGMEYEHDNICCLNCPAGTYVKKACLSPSEKGVCEPCEFDRYTEHDNGLWKCLLCTKCRIDQETTEKCTSTQDTQCKCKQGSFCLPDQACEVCKKCSRCREDEETVKSCTDISNTVCRKGSTLGSSNSVTFIVVVAFIATLAFIVGIVYWTKSKPSKKAVTSRSPREMVRICMGDREEVKEERQNAHNSKMDDSSQLQPFLEQNCVVGTNIPASAETEKDRGLGDILPNTANSLQISLAMSAVPSDLQFCHTNQPPSSATALQPHILERESIRRLVPLNGEESLKKSFDFFEEMDVHYHNRFFRFIGLSDNSIKSAESLFPEDRVYELLKIWMEKEGLKADLNSLIEALIYLDQKLSAENIIEKAIINGYFKYEDE from the exons ATGAGACACATAATTTTCTTG ATTTTGTTGTTACTAAATGCTATACATGCTAAAAGTCACTTGGATCTGGCCTTGGCTCAAGGATGCATCAAGAACAGATCAAGCCGGGATGTTTCCTGCAGAGAGGGCATGGAGTATGAACATGATAACATCTGCTGCCTGAACTGCCCTGCTG GAACATATGTGAAAAAGGCATGTCTTTCTCCTTCAGAAAAAGGAGTGTGTGAGCCGTGCGAGTTTGACAGATACACTGAGCATGACAATGGACTGTGGAAGTGTTTATTATGTACCAAGTGCCGTATAG ATCAGGAAACCACAGAGAAATGCACAAGTACCCAGGACACGCAGTGCAAGTGCAAACAGGGGTCATTTTGTTTACCAGACCAAGCATGTGAGGTGTGCAAGAAATGCAGTAG ATGCAGAGAGGATGAAGAGACCGTAAAAAGCTGTACAGACATTTCCAACACAGTTTGTAGAAAGGGAAGCACTTTGGGAAGCTCTAACTCAG TGACTTTCATTGTTGTTGTGGCATTTATTGCAACGCTTGCATTCATTGTGGGTATCGTCTACTGGACAAAGTCAAAACCAAGTAAAAAAGCAG TAACATCAAGAAGTCCAAGGGAAATGGTTAGGATCTGTATG GGTGACCGTGAGGAAGTGAAAGAGGAGAGGCAGAATGCCCACAACTCCAAGATGGATGACTCCTCTCAGCTCCAGCCGTTCCTTGAGCAAAACTGTGTGGTGGGTACCAACATTCCTGCTTCAGCGGAGACTGAGAAAGACAGGGGACTAGGGGACATCCTCCCCAACACCGCCAACTCTTTACAAATTAGCCTGGCTATGTCTGCTGTGCCTAGTGATCTCCAGTTCTGCCACACTAACCAGCCTCCAAGCTCTGCCACTGCACTGCAGCCTCACATTTTG GAAAGAGAGTCAATAAGAAGACTTGTTCCTTTAAATG GAGAAGAATCGCTGAAGAAAAGCTTTGATTTCTTTGAAGAAATGGATGTCCACTATCATAACAGATTTTTCAGGTTCATTGGACTGAGTGATAATTCAATCAAAAGTGCAGAGTCTCTTTTTCCGGAAGACAGAGTTTACGAACTGTTAAAAATCTGGATGGAAAAGGAGGGACTGAAGGCTGATTTGAATAGTCTTATTGAAGCATTAATCTATTTAGACCAAAAGCTGTCAGCAGAAAATATCATTGAAAAGGCAATTATTAATGGTTACTTTAAATATGAAGATGAGTGA
- the drd7 gene encoding dopamine receptor D7, translating into MVNQTEGYVSELITRSMTGCLLFIFVLSTFLGNALVCTAVVRFRHLRSKVAYVFVVSLAVSDLLVASLVMPWKAAAEIVGFWPFGSFCEVWLAFDIMCSTASILNLCIISVDRYWAIAIPLSYEQKMTRRVAFVMIGVAWALSVLISFIPVQLSWHKSLRHKEDLGEMAEKCDASLNRTYAITSSLISFYIPVSIMIVTYTRIFLIAQKQIRRISMQECTIKHVQSCQSCSKAPEEKLKSSFKRETKVLKTLSMIMGVFVCCWLPFFILNCMVPFCDPGLHNAGQIPCVNKTTFDVFVWCGWANSTLNPVVYAFNAEFRKAFSSLLGCGKLCSRNTVQTVDFSNELVSYHRDSTNLRDAHLFGHPCLHPHAVREESDKDVCFDTVSQMAEVPCEAECNFVYGERPPMLSLGETELSLDKILPFTKEDELASLERVAHNEIESPSISEIL; encoded by the coding sequence ATGGTAAACCAGACTGAAGGTTATGTCTCAGAGCTAATAACTCGCTCCATGACTGGTTGTctgcttttcatttttgtgcTCTCCACCTTTCTAGGGAATGCTCTGGTGTGCACCGCAGTGGTACGGTTCCGTCATCTGCGCTCCAAAGTGGCGTATGTGTTTGTAGTGTCTTTGGCAGTCTCAGATCTCTTAGTTGCCTCTCTTGTAATGCCATGGAAGGCAGCCGCAGAGATTGTGGGTTTCTGGCCGTTCGGCAGTTTCTGTGAAGTATGGCTAGCCTTTGACATCATGTGCTCCACCGCCTCCATTCTTAACCTGTGCATCATAAGCGTGGATCGTTACTGGGCTATTGCTATCCCACTGAGCTACGAGCAGAAAATGACAAGAAGGGTGGCGTTTGTCATGATTGGAGTGGCATGGGCGCTCTCTGTTCTGATCTCATTCATTCCTGTGCAGCTGAGTTGGCATAAGAGTCTCCGCCATAAAGAAGACCTGGGAGAAATGGCTGAGAAATGCGATGCCAGTTTAAACCGCACTTACGCCATCACTTCATCTCTGATCAGTTTCTACATCCCCGTCTCCATAATGATTGTCACTTACACTCGCATCTTCCTCATAGCGCAAAAGCAGATCCGAAGGATATCAATGCAAGAGTGCACCATTAAGCATGTTCAGTCCTGCCAGAGCTGCAGTAAAGCACCTGAAGAGAAGTTAAAAAGCTCATTTAAGAGGGAAACCAAAGTCCTGAAAACCCTGTCGATGATCATGGGTGTGTTCGTCTGCTGCTGGCTCCCTTTCTTCATTCTCAACTGCATGGTGCCGTTTTGTGACCCTGGCCTTCACAACGCCGGGCAGATCCCATGTGTCAATAAGACGACATTCGATGTGTTTGTGTGGTGTGGGTGGGCGAACTCTACCTTGAATCCTGTAGTGTATGCATTTAATGCAGAATTCCGCAAAGCGTTCTCCAGCCTCTTGGGATGTGGGAAGCTGTGCTCTCGGAATACGGTTCAAACGGTTGACTTCAGCAATGAGCTGGTGTCTTACCATCGTGACTCCACAAACCTTCGAGATGCTCACCTCTTCGGTCACCCCTGTCTGCATCCGCACGCTGTCAGGGAGGAAAGTGATAAAGACGTGTGCTTCGATACAGTGTCACAGATGGCTGAAGTCCCTTGTGAGGCTGAATGCAACTTTGTATATGGGGAAAGGCCTCCTATGCTAAGTCTTGGAGAAACAGAACTATCATTGGATAAAATCCTACCATTTACAAAAGAAGATGAATTAGCCTCTCTTGAACGTGTGGCTCATAATGAAATCGAATCTCCTAGTATCTCTGAAATATTGTAA
- the hdr gene encoding hematopoietic death receptor isoform X3, with protein sequence MRHIIFLILLLLNAIHAKSHLDLALAQGCIKNRSSRDVSCREGMEYEHDNICCLNCPAGTYVKKACLSPSEKGVCEPCEFDRYTEHDNGLWKCLLCTKCRIDQETTEKCTSTQDTQCKCKQGSFCLPDQACEVCKKCSRCREDEETVKSCTDISNTVCRKGSTLGSSNSVTFIVVVAFIATLAFIVGIVYWTKSKPSKKAVTSRSPREMVRICMGDREEVKEERQNAHNSKMDDSSQLQPFLEQNCVERESIRRLVPLNGEESLKKSFDFFEEMDVHYHNRFFRFIGLSDNSIKSAESLFPEDRVYELLKIWMEKEGLKADLNSLIEALIYLDQKLSAENIIEKAIINGYFKYEDE encoded by the exons ATGAGACACATAATTTTCTTG ATTTTGTTGTTACTAAATGCTATACATGCTAAAAGTCACTTGGATCTGGCCTTGGCTCAAGGATGCATCAAGAACAGATCAAGCCGGGATGTTTCCTGCAGAGAGGGCATGGAGTATGAACATGATAACATCTGCTGCCTGAACTGCCCTGCTG GAACATATGTGAAAAAGGCATGTCTTTCTCCTTCAGAAAAAGGAGTGTGTGAGCCGTGCGAGTTTGACAGATACACTGAGCATGACAATGGACTGTGGAAGTGTTTATTATGTACCAAGTGCCGTATAG ATCAGGAAACCACAGAGAAATGCACAAGTACCCAGGACACGCAGTGCAAGTGCAAACAGGGGTCATTTTGTTTACCAGACCAAGCATGTGAGGTGTGCAAGAAATGCAGTAG ATGCAGAGAGGATGAAGAGACCGTAAAAAGCTGTACAGACATTTCCAACACAGTTTGTAGAAAGGGAAGCACTTTGGGAAGCTCTAACTCAG TGACTTTCATTGTTGTTGTGGCATTTATTGCAACGCTTGCATTCATTGTGGGTATCGTCTACTGGACAAAGTCAAAACCAAGTAAAAAAGCAG TAACATCAAGAAGTCCAAGGGAAATGGTTAGGATCTGTATG GGTGACCGTGAGGAAGTGAAAGAGGAGAGGCAGAATGCCCACAACTCCAAGATGGATGACTCCTCTCAGCTCCAGCCGTTCCTTGAGCAAAACTGTGTG GAAAGAGAGTCAATAAGAAGACTTGTTCCTTTAAATG GAGAAGAATCGCTGAAGAAAAGCTTTGATTTCTTTGAAGAAATGGATGTCCACTATCATAACAGATTTTTCAGGTTCATTGGACTGAGTGATAATTCAATCAAAAGTGCAGAGTCTCTTTTTCCGGAAGACAGAGTTTACGAACTGTTAAAAATCTGGATGGAAAAGGAGGGACTGAAGGCTGATTTGAATAGTCTTATTGAAGCATTAATCTATTTAGACCAAAAGCTGTCAGCAGAAAATATCATTGAAAAGGCAATTATTAATGGTTACTTTAAATATGAAGATGAGTGA